In Bacteroidales bacterium, the sequence TTCAGTAAACCAAGAATACCTGGCCTTGATTTCAGTTTCAGCGGATTGAAAACTTCGTTTCTCTATTTCCTTCAGGAAAAGGTGAAAGAAGATCCTTCCTTCATTGAGAAGCATCTTCCCGACTTATGTGCAAGTCTTCAGTACACCATTGTAGATATCCTGGCTGAAAAGGTGGTAGCCGCCGGCCGGCAGTCGGGCATTCACCAGATTGCACTGGCGGGAGGAGTGGCCGCTAACAGCGGACTTCAGAAAAGAATGCAGGCCCTTGCTTCACAATATGGATGGGAACTGTTTATTCCTCCGGCCCGTTTTACCACCGACAATGCGGCTATGATTGCCATTACGGGCTATTACAAATTCAGGGAAAAAATGTTTTCCGGCCACGATATCGTTCCCCTGACAAGGTCTGAATGAACTTCCCGGTGAGGTGCAGGCGACAAAAAAACATACGGAACGCGTCAAAATTATCGTTGTTTCATCTTCGGTTTTTGTCAATTAAAATATTTTTGTATTTTTAGTGAGTTAATCCTGCCCGAATGGAAGACCTTCACATTGAGGGAACCAAACGTACCCCGGAAATCAGAATGAAAGCCACGGGAGAAATTACCATTGAAGGCCGTTCCGTAATGGAAGATGCTCCGCGCTTTTACGACGCTCTGTTTATGTGGGTATTCGAATACTGCAAAAATCCCGCTGATCAAACGGTCATAAACATTAAACTTGAATATTCCAACAGCGACTCGGCAGTTGCCATACTTCACCTGTTGAAGGAACTCACCCAGCTCAAGAACCAGAACAAAAGCCTCATCGTCAACTGGTATTACGAACAGGGTGACGACGATGTTCTTGAGCGCGGGCAATATTATGCCTCCATTCTTGGAATACCGTTTCAGTTTATCGAAGTGGAATAAGCACCCTGCAGAACGGATAGGTTTTATCCCCGTCTGGTCCTCCCTGCAAAAACCGCTTTTCCTGTTTTTAGCCTGCACCGGTCAGATAAAACTCCCGTTCCGCTCACGGTAAAAAAAATGCTCCAATTTGCTATTTCGTATAATAGATTTAAATTAGGCCCGGAATATTAAACCTAACTCCTATGAAAAAAATCCTGTTAACCACACTGGCCGTGGCTTTCACAGCCGGTTATGTACTGGGAGGTGGCATCGTTACCAACACCAACCAGAGTGCATCCTGGGTGCGTACCCTTTCACGGAATGCATCCACGGGAATCGATGCAGTATATTTTAACCCTGCCGGACTCGGAAAGCTGAACAACGGACTGCATTTTTCCCTGAATAACCAGACCATTTTGCAAAACAAGGATGTGACGACCACATTCAACTATTTGAGCACCAATCCCTTCAAATACGAAGGAAAGGTTTCGGCTCCTGTGTTCCCCGGCGTTTATGCCGTGTACAAAATGGACAAACTGGCTTTCTCCTTCGGCTTTAACCCGGTAGGCGGAGGTGGCGGTGCCAAATACGACAATGGCCTTCCTTCCTTTGAAGTACCGCTCTCAACCGTGGTTCCTATTCTCCAGGGCAGTCTGGCACCTCTTGATCAGGCTATTGCTGCAGCTACCGGAACTGACCCCCATTTCAGAAATGTAACCGGATACCAGTTCTCCACCAATTTTGAAGGAACCTCAGTATACTTCGGATACCAGTTTAACGCCACCTACCAGGTAACTGATATGCTTGGTGTGGCTGTAGGTGCCCGTTATGTAACAGCAAAAAATACATACAAAGGGTTCCTGAAAGATTACAAGATCGAGGCTCCTGCCAACTACGGCGGATGGCAGACTCCGGGAACCTACCTCAGAACCGTTGCCAGTACTCCCGGCCTTGATGCAACAACCAAGGCAACTCTGCAGGGAACCGCAGCCGTACTTGATGTTCAGACCGGCGACAAGGAAGTTGATGCCGAACAAACAGGAACCGGCTTCACTCCTCTTCTGGGCCTGCACTTCTCACCCATGGAAAAACTGAACATTGCCCTTAAATATGAATTCAAAACTGCTATGAAAGTAAAAACTTCCATCAACGACAATAAAGATGGAGGCGGTTTGTTCAAAAAAGACTCAACCATTAACAGCGATATGCCGGCTATGCTTGCGGCAGGTCTTGATTACAATGTTCTGCCCTCATTAAAGCTTTCTGTGTCATACAATTACTACTTCGACAAGAATGCCGACTACGGAAAATCACTCGAAGGCCAGCCTGTTACCAACGATAAAGTTATCGACAAAAACTTTTACGAAATTGCCTTCGGAGCTGAATACAGTATTACAGAAAAATTCCTTGTAAGTGCCGGATTCCTGCATGCTCAGACAGGCGTAAAAGAAAATTACCAGAGCGATCAGAGCTTCAGCCTGACGTCCAATACAATTGGCGGCGGCCTTCTTTTTAAGCTCAATGAAAAGATCGGAATCAACCTCGGATATGCTTACACCATGTATGATAAAGGTTCCAAAGATTACACCGTTCCCATAGGGGCCAACAACGTGCCTGCCAAAGATGAATACTTCAAGAAAACTGTGATTTTCTCCGCAGGTGTTGATATCAGCCTGTAAGCAAAAAATTCCGGCTATCCTGAAAACGCCTCAATTGCCCGCTGAGGCGTTTTCTTTTTTCAGGAAAAACAAAATTCTGCCATTTTGCTTTTTTACAGGATATTTCCGGTAATTTTGCCTCCAGATAGGTCTGAACCATACGAAATGAATAAGCAGGAAAACACTTACCCTCAAAAAAGGCAATTCCGTATTCCTTTCGGAGATCTTCAAATGACCATTGAAGAAACGGCCAGGGTAATGGGATATGAACCAAAGGACCTGGTTCCGCCAATTGATACTCTCCTTCAGGAAGCTCTAAAACAAGCCGGGTCGCTTATACAAATCGAAGGCGGCCTTCTTCTGTACGATGTTATTATGGACGAAACCACAAAGTCGTTGCTGATCAATGGCAACCAGCTCCGGGTCAAAGCTAAGATATTCCGCGAACTGAAAGGGTCGGAAAAAATAGCTGTCTTCCTGTGTACGGCAGGGAATAAAATCGGTGAAATATCAAAGGAGCACATGCAGAACGGAAATCTGCTGGAAGGATATATTTATGACACAATTGGTTCCGCGGCAGTTGAAAAGGCAATGGATATGATTCAGGAATCGTTCCGTAAAGAAATGAAAGCAATGGGCTACGAAATCACCAACCGCTACAGCCCAGGTTATTGCGGGTGGGAAACTGCCGGGCAGTTCGACCTTTTCCGCCTCTTCCCGTCCGGATTCTG encodes:
- a CDS encoding DUF1987 domain-containing protein → MEDLHIEGTKRTPEIRMKATGEITIEGRSVMEDAPRFYDALFMWVFEYCKNPADQTVINIKLEYSNSDSAVAILHLLKELTQLKNQNKSLIVNWYYEQGDDDVLERGQYYASILGIPFQFIEVE
- a CDS encoding outer membrane beta-barrel protein, which translates into the protein MKKILLTTLAVAFTAGYVLGGGIVTNTNQSASWVRTLSRNASTGIDAVYFNPAGLGKLNNGLHFSLNNQTILQNKDVTTTFNYLSTNPFKYEGKVSAPVFPGVYAVYKMDKLAFSFGFNPVGGGGGAKYDNGLPSFEVPLSTVVPILQGSLAPLDQAIAAATGTDPHFRNVTGYQFSTNFEGTSVYFGYQFNATYQVTDMLGVAVGARYVTAKNTYKGFLKDYKIEAPANYGGWQTPGTYLRTVASTPGLDATTKATLQGTAAVLDVQTGDKEVDAEQTGTGFTPLLGLHFSPMEKLNIALKYEFKTAMKVKTSINDNKDGGGLFKKDSTINSDMPAMLAAGLDYNVLPSLKLSVSYNYYFDKNADYGKSLEGQPVTNDKVIDKNFYEIAFGAEYSITEKFLVSAGFLHAQTGVKENYQSDQSFSLTSNTIGGGLLFKLNEKIGINLGYAYTMYDKGSKDYTVPIGANNVPAKDEYFKKTVIFSAGVDISL